A genomic window from Glycine soja cultivar W05 chromosome 10, ASM419377v2, whole genome shotgun sequence includes:
- the LOC114369342 gene encoding GDSL esterase/lipase At5g33370-like translates to MAGSSVFTSCIFLSLVIALAISGFNFKGSEAARAFFVFGDSLVDNGNNNYLATTARADAPPYGIDYPTRRPTGRFSNGLNIPDFISQELGSESTLPYLSPELNGERLFVGANFASAGIGVLNDTGVQFVNIIRISRQLEYFQEYQQRVSSLIGDDKTKELVNGALVLITCGGNDFVNNYYLVPNSARSRQFALPDYVTFVISEYKKVLRRLYDLGARRVVVTGTGPLGCVPAELALRGRNGECSEELQQAASLYNPQLVEMIKQLNKEVGSDVFVAANTQLMHNDFVTNPQTYGFITSKVACCGQGPFNGIGLCTVASNLCPYRDEFAFWDAFHPSEKASKLIVQQIMSGTSKYMHPMNLSTILALDSKKY, encoded by the exons ATGGCTGGCTCTTCAGTTTTCACGTCTTGCATTTTTTTGAGTCTAGTGATAGCACTAGCAATTAGCGGTTTCAATTTCAAAGGGTCAGAGGCAGCACGTGCCTTCTTTGTGTTTGGTGATTCTCTCGTTGATAATGGCAACAACAACTATTTAGCCACCACAGCTAGAGCAGACGCTCCACCTTATGGCATTGATTATCCAACTCGCAGACCCACTGGCCGTTTCTCTAATGGACTCAACATTCCTGATTTTATCA GTCAAGAACTTGGGTCAGAGTCCACGTTGCCATATTTAAGTCCTGAGCTCAACGGGGAAAGATTGTTCGTTGGTGCCAACTTTGCTTCTGCTGGCATTGGAGTCCTCAATGACACTGGAGTCCAATTT GTAAACATCATCAGAATCTCAAGACAACTAGAATACTTCCAAGAATACCAACAAAGGGTGAGTTCCCTCATCGGAGATGATAAAACAAAGGAATTAGTAAATGGAGCACTAGTCCTCATCACCTGTGgaggtaatgattttgtgaataaCTACTACTTGGTGCCTAACTCTGCTAGATCCCGTCAATTCGCTTTGCCAGATTATGTCACGTTTGTGATCTCTGAATACAAGAAGGTTCTACGG AGGCTATATGATCTTGGAGCACGAAGGGTGGTGGTGACAGGAACTGGTCCACTAGGTTGTGTTCCAGCCGAATTAGCCCTGCGAGGAAGAAATGGTGAATGCTCAGAGGAGCTGCAGCAAGCTGCTTCCTTGTACAACCCACAACTTGTTGAGATGATCAAACAACTCAATAAGGAAGTTGGTTCAGATGTCTTCGTTGCAGCCAACACACAACTCATGCACAATGATTTCGTCACTAATCCTCAAACATATg GATTTATTACGTCAAAAGTAGCATGTTGTGGTCAAGGACCCTTTAATGGTATTGGACTGTGCACGGTGGCGTCCAACTTATGTCCATACCGTGACGAATTTGCGTTTTGGGATGCATTCCATCCATCGGAAAAGGCTAGCAAATTGATCGTTCAGCAGATTATGTCAGGAACTTCAAAGTACATGCACCCAATGAATCTCAGCACCATTTTGGCCTTGGATTCCAagaaatactaa